In the Nitrospinota bacterium genome, GTAATACCCAGATGAAAAACTGCAATCTATCTGGGGCCGGTATGCTGGAGTCAGACCTTCAGAATACTGATCTTGAGAATGCCAATTTGGAAGGTGCACAATTTAATGAAGATACTTTGTTCAATCAAACCAACCTTAAGGGAGCCAACCTCACCTCTGCGACAGGCTTGACAGCGACCCAGATAAGCTTAGCTCTTACAGATAAATCTACCCGATTACCAGATTATCTCGAAGAAGAAATAGACGATGACTTTCTCCTGCAGTTTTGAAGATATATCTTAGTATCCCGCAAAATCAGCCAGTCACCGTTTTATAAGCTTAGATCAGCTAAAAATAAATCCACCCAGAATAAACATACAAAGAAATATGTTTACACCTTTATGCCGTGTAATCATTTATTTATATTACAAACCAAATATTATAAAAGTATATGCACAATCCTGACTTTATCTTTTTACTGGTTCTTCATTTTTCTACACAAGGAAATAGACCGACAAACTCTTAATAACTGTCTTAACGCACTGAAACTCAAGAGTAAAGACTTTATCGAGCCATAATTAGCAAAAGAGATATTTAGGAAATTTCAAAATGTCGAATGGACTCGACAATCGATGAAGTAGCGCGAGAACTGATATACTTTTGCTGGTCATATCCCTTAACCATATCCCACCCGTTTTCAGGATATTTCTCAATCAATGGCAGTGCAACATCTTCAAGCATCCACTGCCCATGGCGGATATCCTCTCTAATATGAAGATCCCAATAGCTGGTTCTTTTATCACCTAAATTTAAACGGTGACCCGCCATTTTAATGTTTTGGAATGCAGCAGGCACAGAAACTTCTGTGTATAATAAACCGCCAATATATCGTAAGAAGTTCTTTTTTCTCTCTGATAGAAAAAAACTATGGTTAATATTTGCCAATACTTCCCAGGGAACACAATCAAAATATATTTCCGGCCTGGAATCCATATCACACTCTTCTAACATGGTCGCAAAATGAGTAGAGTGCTTTCTAGAGAGTTTTCCGCTTCCATATTCTTCCCATAAAATTCTGGCCAACATTGTCTGGACCTCGTTCCCGACTCCCCCCAACATTCGTGA is a window encoding:
- a CDS encoding iron-containing redox enzyme family protein, with amino-acid sequence MRLYSQEEFVTLEYSHQELEDEFVDLLELGNLDLYFSQNPNRAENLKFKVKALFSDAFTENEGCSQAHLFLQRILYRINRLKFFWYDPLDNYSNEDSVFLFTLRKEIEDAWQNWEDDNSTRIDRVNLIDVLRTRVKEDLQPNLSPDGLYIRDEISESGYKLFLAIASLDGLVEASQLSRMLGGVGNEVQTMLARILWEEYGSGKLSRKHSTHFATMLEECDMDSRPEIYFDCVPWEVLANINHSFFLSERKKNFLRYIGGLLYTEVSVPAAFQNIKMAGHRLNLGDKRTSYWDLHIREDIRHGQWMLEDVALPLIEKYPENGWDMVKGYDQQKYISSRATSSIVESIRHFEIS
- a CDS encoding pentapeptide repeat-containing protein, which produces MANEEHFQLIKNGISSWNEWRTKNPELQPDLTQADLRGAKLQNINLSNSNLKECKLQFSNLSGANLEGADMSKAKLQEACLRNTQMKNCNLSGAGMLESDLQNTDLENANLEGAQFNEDTLFNQTNLKGANLTSATGLTATQISLALTDKSTRLPDYLEEEIDDDFLLQF